CAACACATGAAGAGACtacgaaacacacacagacacacacacaaaacagaaTGAGCAACGGAAGCCGCGAGACACCGACAAACACAACAAGGAAAACATTAACGccgacacagacacagacaaacggagacagagacagagagagaaagagagagcaccGCTTATGCTAGCGTGCCACGCGCTGACGTGTGCAAGCGGGGGAGCGAAAACGAAAATGGCGTTCATCGCTTGGCGAAACTCTgtttcctctctcgcccgCCTTCTTGCACGCTTCTCATTATGTATTTATTGTCCACAGTAGTACAATCATGCACTCTCCCGGCTCTTCCTCGTCCCCATCCCCccatctctcgctcgctctctctgcgAGCTATCCCTCCTTTCGCTGCTCCGCAGAGATGCGGGTGTCTGTATGTGCATGGCGCACGGAAGATTAGGGGAGGGGATGCGACGCAGCgtgaggggaagggaagaggagagcagAGAGGAACGCGGAGAGCGTGGTGGAGAGAGCGTTCGTCCAGTTCGATTCTTTCACCAGCTTTTATCCTGTTTTTGTTGCGTTTTTGTTCGCTTTTACTCCGCGGAACAACCAGAGTAAAGAGACGGAGAACTATCTATTCCTAGAAATGAACATCAAAACATAGGGCACAGTAAAACGTGGcgaggggcggagggggtgggggggaaGGGATGAAGAGGGCGACACAACGCAGCACGCGCAAAGACGCAGAGAAGAACGGTGCCTAAGAGcgaaaacaaaggaaaaaatGAAAAGGCGTGCATACGTGGAGGGCACAAGCGCAGGACTGCTCATCAGGCGCCATGTAACCGTGCGCAGTGGACGACGACCAGCAAGAGACGCGCAGGAAGAGCGTTGAAGATCAAGGAAGCAGCTGCCGTGCTTGCACAACTGCATGCGTGCAGTCGACGCACTAGATGGGCAAGGGGAGAAACAAGGAGTGCAGATCACGGCCGCGGAATGAAGCTTGCAGCGGCCTCCTTTCCGTTGACCTCAGCGTGTCGCCACAACAAGGAGATTTCGTGCTGATGCAGACGTCACGTAGTTTTTCCCCTCCTTCCAACCGCCTCTGTGTGGTTTGCACTCTGTCCCTCGacttgctctctctccccctctctccccttcgtTTCGATACTTCGCAGTGCTTCTgtgggaaaaaaaaaagattTTGTCTCTTGTTCCGCGCTGGCCCCTTTTCATAGCTGCTCGCCTTTCATgtaatatatatatatatatatattacGCGTATCCAAAAATTAGGGCCACCATACAACATCCTGTGTGTTTTCTATttgagagagagggcggtgATGTGTGGCTGTGTACGTGTCCTCTGTCCGTGACCCCTCGTGAAAGGGTTCGAAGCGATGGCGATCGCACCACTGAGAGACcacgaggaagaggcaggGGGGTCGTTGATGAAGCGCACTCACACGCGTGCTCACACGCCCATACAacttcgcccttctccccgCTCTCCGTACACGACACCACGCCACGCAGGACCACCTGACTCACGGCCTGCCTTTCGCCGCTGCCTTTTCCCCTTCGTAGTTTTCGTCCGTCATCGCCATCATCTGGGCACGAGAACAAAGACAACGGAAGCTCACGAGTGCACGGGAGGCGCGTTGTGCCGGGAACACAGACGGCGCGAGCGCAGCCGTGTGCATTGCCTATGTGCACAACAGTCATATCACGCTACAGGTGACGAAGAAAGCCATTCTGAAAATTCAACCGGCACACACATCACAGGAGGGACGTCGAAATAGACGGCCGGAGATGTGGGAGCAGGACGTGTGtacacacccgcacgcatGTGCAGGTGCGCCTCGGCATCTTAGGAATGAGGAAGGCGGAGGTAtagagagacggagaggtgtgagtgcacacaagcacacacacgcacacgcactcggcCACTCGATCGAGATATAAACAGGAAAAACtatatagagagagggagagaggccaCCTGCAACCGCCCCGAGGATCATACAGACACAGACTTCACCTTTCACGGGAAAAAAagggcgtgggtgtgtgcgcatgtgtgaACGAAACACACCAAAGCAGAGGAGGCGATACTTTCGGCGTTTCGCATCGCTAAAACATCATCACTCGTAAACAAGAGCCTCTCAGCCGCACCTGTGACTCGTCGAGCAGCATAGAGACGGAGGAGCCGCCGAGGGATGCAGAGGCATCCcacgcaacaacaacaacaacaataACACAAAAGCGCTGAAGAGGAGGCGTCAGCTgctccccccaccaccacggccTCCGTCGTCGTCTACCGGCTTCGCCCGCTCTgtttgccgctgcgccgccctcggcACCGCGGACTTGACGCCTCCTCTCTGCCATCTGTTGTTTCTTCGGGCCCGCTGCAAGGGCGCTCAGCCGCCATCACACTTCTTCTGCGTACTTGGCACAGCCATGCAACCGGCTCCCTCCATCCACCTcgctgcgcccccccccccaactcTACTTGCGAACTAGCTTGGCCTTCTGCGCTTCGCTCATGACCTCGATCTCGTTCGGCAGGAAGCGGAAGAGGTCTTCAGGGAGATCCTTGTTATTCGGCAGCTTCGTGGCGGGGTCGTGAAGCTCGTCGAAGTAAGGGTGGCACAGTGCCTCGTAAGGCTTCATGCGCTCCTCCGGCAAGTACTGCAGCAGGGCACTAAGAAGATCGTACGCCTCCTTGGCGTCCTTCAGCGAATGATCAGAGAACACGTTGCTCCACGGGATGCCCTTGCTATTGTATAGATCCACGTCCGTGTGCGACGGATTCAGCTTacgcagcacctcgcgcgAAGGGCAGccgagcacgcgcacaatTTCGTGCAGCTGGCCGGCGCTGTTGTCGCCGCGGAAGATGGGCTCGCCAAGCATCATCTCAGCGAAGATACACCCCACCGACCAGATGTCGACTGCGGTCGTGTAGTGCTGGTTACCGAAGATGAGCTCAGGGGCGCGGTAGTAACGAGAGCAGATGTATGCCACGTTCGGCTCCGACGGCGAGAGTTTCTTCGCACTGCCAAAATCGCACAGCTTGAGTGTGCCGTCCGCCTCGTTGACGAGCACGTTGTGCGGCTTGATGTCGCGGTGGCACACGTTTACGGAGGGCAGGTGCAAGCACCCGATACTTCGGATCAGCTGAAAAAGGAAGACCTTGATCAGgatcggcggtggcgccactTGACGGCGGTAGTAgttgcggcagcagcggtgcaacGTATCCGGCACGTACTCCATCACGACATTGAGGTAGATATCGCGGCGGTCGCGCTCACCCAGGGTGTAGAAGTAGCTCTGGAGCTGGACAATGTTGGGGTGGTGCAGCACGGCGAGGTCCTGCATGATCTGCAGCTCGCGGTTGCGGAAGCGCGGGTCCTGGATAACCTTCTTGATCGCCACGCTCATGCCCGTCGACTTCTCCTTGCCTAGTTGCACTGTGCCGAATGTACCCTGCCCAGCCATGCGCTCCACCTGGAACCGGTCCATCTCCTTGCGACTTCGCTcatccgcggcagcggcagcgttgaGCGACATGTTGTCTCCGGTGTGACTGGATGACGAGGTggtgtttgtttttttcctGTTACTGGGGCTGAACTTGGTGGTGAGCTTCTCGAAAAAGGACGGCGTAGTCGGAACACACACGTgaggcggagaagcgagGAAACGGAAGGGGAGATGAGAAATCCCCCTTCCaagagcagaaaaaaaaaaaacagcgacagcgcacgGACACAGTGACGCGTGCACGCGaacagagcgagagagagagagagcgaggagcgCAGGTCGCGCTAGAAAGCACCAATGCGGAGGGAGTTTGGTGGGAAGAGATGTTGCcgagacgcgcgcacacacacaatctAACAAGCTAGCGCACCTCACATACGCAGCGCACGCGAGAAAGACAAGGCGACAGTGCGGGAGACgtgaggtggggtgggagagagagagacgagatGCCTGCCACTCGCAGATACAC
This DNA window, taken from Leishmania major strain Friedlin complete genome, chromosome 18, encodes the following:
- the GSK3 gene encoding putative glycogen synthase kinase codes for the protein MSLNAAAAADERSRKEMDRFQVERMAGQGTFGTVQLGKEKSTGMSVAIKKVIQDPRFRNRELQIMQDLAVLHHPNIVQLQSYFYTLGERDRRDIYLNVVMEYVPDTLHRCCRNYYRRQVAPPPILIKVFLFQLIRSIGCLHLPSVNVCHRDIKPHNVLVNEADGTLKLCDFGSAKKLSPSEPNVAYICSRYYRAPELIFGNQHYTTAVDIWSVGCIFAEMMLGEPIFRGDNSAGQLHEIVRVLGCPSREVLRKLNPSHTDVDLYNSKGIPWSNVFSDHSLKDAKEAYDLLSALLQYLPEERMKPYEALCHPYFDELHDPATKLPNNKDLPEDLFRFLPNEIEVMSEAQKAKLVRK